The genomic segment GTAATCCATCTCATGGCCAACAAGACTACCTGCAAGGGCTCCGCCAGCCATACCAATTAAGGTACCGGCAGTATTTCCTCCAATTATTTGACCGGCAATTGCACCAAGACCCGCACCAATTGCTGCGCCCTTTGTTGTATCACTCATCCCTTCTATGGATGCACATGAAAAACTCATGAATCCAAATGCAACAACCAAAATAAACAGGTAGATTTTTTTCATCCGGTATCTCCTCCTTTTATTAATATTACTGCGACTGATACCTGTATTTATATATAATGCGACCATAAGCCAATTGCAAGTAAATAAACTACATTAAAATGTTATTGGGCTATATTTGGAATTCATCACAACAGTTTTCATTTTTATGGTAAAATATTATCTGTATACCTCATAATTATTACAAAAAGGATTCTCTGGAGGATATTTATGGAAAAGAAAATTGAAGGCGAAGTACAACCGGACGAAATTGCTAAACCGGCAAATGCTGATTCAATTCCAACCCTTATTGAGTTTGTATCTGTCCGTGTACGGGAGGCAGGCTTTGAAGATAATAAAATCATGGACATTGGGCTTGCTGTTGAAGAGGCCCTCCAGAACATTATACATTTCGCCTGTCCTGACGGAAAAGGTGAAATCAGGATAACCTTTAATGTACATGACAGCGGCACGCTTCTTATTGAAATTATAGATTCAGGAGTGCCTTTTAATATTCTTTTAGCCGGTACTTTCGCTGAGTTAGAAGATTTCTTCGAGCCCGGAAAGGTGCCGTTCAACAAAATGATGAAAAAGGCGATTAAAAATATAGAGTACAGGAGAGGTACAGATAGAAACACCCTCCTTTTTACTATCCCGCCGAACTCAGCGGGTACAAGATAGTTAATTCAGCGTTAACCACAGAGATTATATCCTGTAGGAGGTCACAGGTGCCCGGACTTTTTGAATCAACATTTATTAAAAATATGATGCTGACAAATCGTATTATCCGCTCAGCTACGTGGGAAGGTCTGGCTGGGGAAAACGGCTCTGTCACCCAAAGATTGATCGACATGTATGTGCAACTTTCCCAAGGCGGAATAGGGCTTATTATCACAGGTCATGCCTATGTGAACCCTGAAGGACAAGCCACCCCCTGGCAGCTTGGGGCATATTCCGACAAACTGATCCCAGGACTAACAGAAATGACAAAAACTGTCCATGAAACAGGCGGGAAGATTATAATTCAGCTTGCTCATGCAGGATCTTACGCAGCCTCGCTTCTCAGTGGGCTTGATCCCATCGGACCATCACCTGTAGAAAGAGAATCTGAATTATTCGGAAAGGAGATGACCCGAGACAACATAAAAAAAATAATACAAGCCTTTTCCGATGCAGCGGTCCGTTCGCAGGTAGCCGGCTTTGATGGCATACAGGTTCACGGAGCCCACGGTTATCTTATGAGCCAATTCCTTTCCCCCTTTTTTAATAAGAGAAAAGATGAATATGGAGGAGATATTGATAATCGCACGAGGTTCACCATGGAAATTCTCGAAGCAATCCGGAAGGCTGTAGGCCCAGATTTCCCTGTACTAATCAAACTCAATTCCGAGGATTTTCTTACAGATGGCCTCACTGTGGAAGATATGCTTTATACGGCCGCAATGCTTGAGGAAAACGGCATCGACGCTATTGAGATGAGCGGTGGAACAATAGTTTCGGGCAAGAACATACCTTCCCGTGCAACAAAACCTGATTCGGGGCAGCCCGAGGTCTACTACGAGGCAGCGGCAAGACAATATAAAAAGGAAATCCGGGTACCCCTTATACTTGTCGGAGGCATACGCACCCTTGAGACAGCTGAAAGGCTTGTAGCTGAAGGTGTGGCAGATTATATCGCCCTATCAAGACCTCTCATCCGTGAACCAAACCTCGTCAATCGATGGAAATCCGGCGACAGGAGAGCAGCGGTGTGCGTCTCCGACAATGGATGCTTTAAACCCTGTTTTGAAGGAAAAGGTATTTGCTGTACCGTAAAGGCCCGCCTTGGGGGATGATCTACGTGCTGATTAGATGTCTACTGTTCATGATTACAATTACTAAGGCAAATTATGATTAACATAAAAGACATTGACGGACACAAACAGATCAGTGATGATCTTCTGGAAACCAAGGAAAGACTTCAGGCCATTATGGACGCCTCGCCCGTGGCTATTTCCTGGGCTGATTTTGAGGGAAACATCGAATACAACAACCGTAAGCATTTTGAACTCTTTGGTTATACAATTGAAGAAATTCCCACTATCCAGGAATGGCGCCGCCTGGCTTATCCTAATTCGGCCTACCGTGATTCAATCCCTCTTTTATTTAATGCCATAACTGAGGCGCAAAAAAAATACAAAGAGATGACGCCTATCGAAGCTACCATTACCTGTAAGGATGGCTCTATATGCCATGTGACACAAATGGGGACGCTGGTCTCCAACCGAATCCTGGCTATCTATAATGACATTACAGAGTTAAAACACTACCAGACTTTTTTGGAAAATCTTTCAGCTACAGACGGTTTGACCGGTATTTCCAACCGACGGCGTTTCGATGATTTCCTCGAGCAGGAATGGCGTCGTGCAATGCGCAGTAGAACTCCCCTATCGCTTATTCTTATGGATATTGATTTGTTCAAGGAATTCAATGACAATTACGGGCATTTAGCCGGCGATGACTGCCTCCGACAACTTGCACAGTGTCTGGCAGGAATAATCAGGCGATCAATCGACCTTGCTGCCCGTTATGGCGGAGAAGAATTTGCCTGTATATTGCCCGATACCGATTTCGACGGGGCTATGTGGGTTGCAAACCGGATCCAGCAAAAGATAAATGACATGAATATTCCCTACGCCTTTTCTCCAGTGGCAAACCATGTAACCATAAGTATAGGCGTTACAACACTGATACCAGAGCCCGGACAACCGTTTTTAGATTTGCTTCAAAATGCTGATAAGCTTCTTTATATGGCCAAGCAGGAGGGGCGCAACCAGATAAGAGGTAGATTGTAAAAATCCTGATGATACCAATGCTCTCATTTGAAGAGGCGAATAATTCCTTACGATGACACGACAGTAAAATGAAAATGTGCGGACAATATTCTAAAAGGTTACTTATTTATTGTTTATAATAGCCGTATTATCATTCATATGTGGTATATATTGTGAAGTTTCATACGCTTTACGCCTGAATATAATATCTATTTTATTTTTTATATCCATTTGTTTTATTCCTGTCATCATCGATAAAAAAACCAGATTTGCATCAATACTTATTTTTCTCTGTTTTTTTCTCACAGGTGTAATAAGAACCGGGATTGTAACTGCAGAAAAAGCATCTCTTGATCCCGGTCTCACAGAAGAAAATGAAATTTATGAAGGTTATATAACAGATTCTTCAAAACATATCAAAACGGTCAAACTTATAACACCTTCAAGTCTAAACAATATCGGCGTGGCTTTTATAACAGACCTGGATTTAAACATAGGCGACAAAATTCGCTTTTATGGCAAAATAAGGGAACTGTCTCCTGCATTTAACAACCCCTCTACTACATCATGGAAATGGCTAAAAAAATTGGAAGGGATCAACTATGAGATGAAAGGCACGGTGATTACCGTTCTGCCGGGGAGAAATTTTATACAAACATTGAGGAATAAACTCAAAAAAACCATTGAGGATTCCGGCGCGAAGCAACAGGATGTGATAAAGGCGCTTACCATAGGCGATAAAACATCACTTAATGAAAATACTATAAACCTTTTTCTTAAAACAGGGACTTCGCATATCCTCGCCATATCAGGCTTACACGTCGGCATAATAACAGGTTTTTTCTTCTTCATACTTTGTTGGTTACTGGGAAGATTCCGCACACTGAAGCTATCCGGTAGACATACAAAATATGCATCACTTATGACAATCCCATTCCCCTTTATATTTATGATAATTTCCGGTTCAAGTGTATCAACAATCAGGGCAACCATTATGATAACAGTCTTCATGCTTTCCCTCTTTTTTGAGAAGCAGAGAGAGATTACAAACACTATTGCCTTGAGCGCCCTCATCATTCTTCTAATATACCCCCACTCTCTGTTTATGCCCTCTTTTCAATTGTCTTTTATGAGTGTTCTTTTTATCGTGATAATCATGGGAAAATTGTATCCTTATATAAAACTCAAAAATACATACATCAAATGGCTTTCAACATCAGCTTTAACAACAGTGGCTGCAACCATCGGAACATTGCCCATCGTTATATATCATTTCTACGGTATTAATCCTTTCTGTATGATCCATAACATAATTTCAATTCCTGTTATGTGCATGGTTTCTATCCCTGTCAGTTTTTCAGGTATGATATTGCCTTATGGCTGGTATTTACTACGTCTTGCAGGAGAGCTTTTAAACCTGAACATCGCTGCATTAAGTTACCTCGATATAGGATATATATTCCCAATTATAAGACCGAACCTTTTTGAAATGCTGTTATTCTATGCACTACTTCTTTGCATAATTTTTTTTAAGAAAAAGCTCGTCCTGAGTCTCTTAATTATTATTATAATTCCCCTAACAATAGTCCAGATCTCAATTGTTTGCAAAGATAGGTTCAATAATAACATTTCTCTGAATTTCATAGATGTCGGGATAGGAGAAGCTATCCTCGTGGAAGCGCCTAAGGGCATCAGGATGCTTATTGACGCCGGAGGTGATTTCAGGGGTAACTTTGATACAGGCAGGGCTATCGTAACACCAATCCTTCTGTCAAGAAAGATTCTCACATTAGATTATGTAATCAACACCCATCCGCATAGCGATCATGCTGGCGGGATTCCGTACATTTTAAATACCTTTAAGGTAAAAACATTCGTTACAGGAGGGTATTATTCAAACGATTCAGCATTTATGGAAATCCACAAAATTGTAAAAGATAAAAAAATAAATTTTCAGTTGTGGAAACAGGGCAATAAAATCAGTATTAATAATGATACACAGATACTTGTTATGAACCCTCAGAAGGATTTTCAGGGCGATGATTTGAACAATTCATCGCTTGTCCTGAAATTTATATATAAAAACACCTCTTTTCTTCTTACAGGAGATATCGGATCAGAGGTTGAGGAAAAACTGATATTATCGGGCATGCCCCTTGCGTCAAAGATCATGAAAATACCCCATCACGGGAGCAAGCATTCAAGCAGCCCCCCATTCCTTTTTGCAGTCAAACCGGACATAGCCATATTAAGCGTAGGGAGCGGGATAAAAGGACTACCGTCAGAAGAAGCTATTGAGAGGTATAAAATGCTCTCTATACCCGTCTTGAGAACTGATAAAAATGGATTTATTCAAATAAGTTCTGACGGGGACAGGATTACCGGTATCAAGTCATACCGGCAATAATGGGTTGTTAGACGTTCGGATATCGGCTATAATGTATTTCAAGGCAAATATCTACAGTAAAAAAAGGGGGGTGTAACAATGTCCGGCAATCAATACCTTTCAAGACTTGAGCTTCATTTGTCTGATGAACTCCTTATAAAGTTAAAAAATGCAACTGAACGCACAGGTTGTTCAGAAGCAGAGCTTGTCGACCGGGCGCTTCGTAGATTCTTCAATGATAAACAGGCCGGTATCTCCGTCTATCTTTCTGCACCAATCAATGCTCTTGTAGAAGGTTTTTATGTAGAGAACACAACAATAGCCGATATAAAAAGACACGGCGATTTTGGTCTGGGAACCTTCAATTATCTGGACGGGGAAATGGTTTTGCTTGACGGCATTGTCTACCAGATCAGATCTGACGGATATGTTTATAACATCGGGGACAATGAGCAATCACCTTTTGCCTGTGTGACCTTTTTTAATCCTGATACATTTGACGATATCAGCGGCAGTATCGATTCAACAGATTTTTATAGCTTCCTTAACAATCTCATACCTTCAGAGAATATGCTTTACGCTATTCGTATAGACGGTATCTTCAACCACGTAAGAACAAGGGCTGTTCCAAAATCCCAAAATTACAGGCCTCTTGTGGAAGCAACAAAAAATCAGCCTGTTTTTGATTTCCACGATGTTGAGGGTTCTTTGGCAGGCTTCTATACACCGCGCTTTATGGAATCTCTAAATGCCCCCGGCTATCACATGCACTTCCTCACAGAAGACCGCCGGCATGGAGGACATTTAATTGAATGCTCATTAAAAAAGGCACGCATAGGCATTCAACATGTACCCAAATTGGAAGTAGGGTTGCCCATTACACTTGATTATCTTACTGCTGATCTGACGCGGGATATCGGTAAGGATTTAGATAAAGCAGAGAGATAAAAAAATCCATAAAGGAGAAATTATTTATTCGACACTTCCGTACAAGGGAAAATGCATGCGTATCTTTTCTTCAATGTCGTTTATTATGATTTGAGCAAGGTCTAAGGGCATTTGCGCCTTCTGCCAGCCTTGTGGTCCGTACTCCAGCCTTTCAATATCTATCATAAAAAAGTTAGCTATTCTCGCAGGTCTCCATGTAAGCATTGCCTTTATTGTTTCCAGGACTGCATCTTCTACTTCTATTCCCCCTTTTTCATATCCCCATTGCGCAAGTTGAACATAATAAAGTGATGCAGGGTCCGGTTTTATACCTGTTTCGCCAAGCATTTCCTTTGCCTTTTCATTAACGGGCATACCGTTCAACGTGTTAATATCTATTAATAGTCTTTCCTGATCTTCCATGCTCACCTTTCTTCATCATAGTTTGAATCAAGCACTTCTCTGACCTTTTTGGAAAGCTCATCTATACTGAAAGGCTTTTGTATAAATGACTTGCATCCCTGTTTCATGATACCGGCTGCCTGACCATTCAGACTATATCCGCTCGACAGGATCACCTTGACATAAGGATTTATTATTTTCATAAGCGCAAAAGCCTCTCCACCGCCTATATCCGGCATGATCATATCAAGAATAACTATATCTATTTCTTCTTTTTTCGACCTGTATATTTCAACAGCATCCTCCCCGCTACTTGCTGTTATCACCTTATAACCCAATGTTTCAAGAAGTTCCCTGCAAACGCTTATTACCGCAGCTTCATCATCTACTATGAGGATATTCTCACTTCCTTTTATAGCTCGTACCGATTTCTTGTTCCTTTCAACTTCTTTCACCAAAGCGGGGAGGTAAACATTAAACGTTGTTCCATGACCTTTTTCACTATAAACGTTGATAAAGCCAAGATGATTTTTAATAATGCCATAGATGGATGCAAGCCCGAGGCCTGAGCCTCTGCCCATCTCTTTTGTGGTAAAAAAAGGCTCAAAAATCCTTTCCCTTGTCCTCTCATCCATACCCGGTCCTGTATCAGTTACAGAAACCTTTACATATTCTCCAGGCTTTACAGTATAAGGTTTTACATAACCTTCATCGAGAGTAATGTTCTTTGTTTCAATATAGAGATCGCCTCCGGCAGGCATGGACTGCCAGGCATTTACGTAAAGATTAAACATCACCTGCTCGATTTGCCCATGGTCTACTTCAACGATATAAATGTCCCTTGCCTTTTTATAGTGTACTGTAATATCCTTTTTCGTACGGCCAAACATCGTAGAAGTTTTATGAATGACTTCATTTAAGTCCACCTGCTTAACTTCATATTTTCCACCCCGTGCAAATCCAAGGAGTTGTCTCGTCAGGTCGGCGCCGTTCCTTACAAGATCCTCTATGCTCTTTAACTTGTCATAATGAGGATGATTGGGTTCCATGCTGTAAAGAACGAGCGATGCATATCCCTGTATTCCCATGAGGAGGTTGTTAAAATCATGGGCTATACCACCGGCAAGCGTGCCTACTGCTTCCATTTTTTGTGATTGAATAAACTGAGATTCGAGCCGTTTACGTTCGGTAATATCTTCCGCTATACATTCATAATAGAGTATTTTACCGGAAGCATCACGAACAGTACGTATATTCATTGAAAGCCATATCTTGCTTTTGTCCTTTCGGTATAGCTGGATTTCATATCCTTTTAAGATGTTCTTCGTCTTCAATATTTTTATAAAACCCTTAAAATCTTCAGGGTTCACAAACAGTTCTTGTCCGATATTATTAATACTCCCGATCATTTCTTCGGGCGATTCAAAACCGTGCATACGGGCTAATGACCTGTTTGCATTAAGATATTTACCTTCCAAGGCAACTTGAGCAATACCCATAATGGCATTTTCATAAAAATCTCGATATGCTTCTTCGGTTTGTTTTATCCTTTCTTTTGACTGGTCATGATCATACATCCCTGAGTTTTTCATGAATAACCCCGTACCTTACCCCCTTAGTACTTACAATCAAATTATCAATTTCAAAATATACCATAATTTCTCTTAAAAACATAATCCCCTGTAGCAAAATATCTTCCCTGCCCCTCTCCATGCCCTTTATAGCGCTTCGACCGGATGTATCCATGTTTTTCATCAAATCAATTAATATGTCAATATCTTTTAAAATTATCCTGGCAGTGTGGACTTTATCCTTATCAAAGATTTCAAGGCCAAGGAGAATGCCTGTCAGGTTTGTAATTGTCCCTCCTGCGCCTACAAGGCTACTCCCACAACCATCAAAAGGCAACCTGTGTAATAAACCCTTTGCGTAATCTGCCAACAAAGATAGTTCATCCTTAAGCGGAGGATCATGTTTAATAAACATTTCCGTAAGCTTGACGGTACCGGTAGGCAGCGAGATAAAATCTAAAAATCCCTGGCCGTTCCCTTTTATGATTTCCGTGCTTCCGCCACCGATATCTATAACAATAAGGTTTTCGTCTTTAATCAATTTATCATTTTTTACAGAAAGATACGTATAATAGGCTTCATCATGCTCGCTTATAATTCTGATAGTGAGTTTAAGCTTCTCCCTGACCATTTTTAAAAAAACTTCTGCATTCCCTGCTTCCCTTAAAGCACTTGTACCTACACATAAAATTTCGTGAACATCATTTTCATCTATTATCTTTTTGTACTCTTCAAGAGCACAAAAAGTCCTTATCATCGCATCATCGCAGATACATCCTTTTTCCTTCAGGCCTTCCCCGAGCCTTGTTATGGTGGAAATATCAAGGATATCCGATATCCCTTTGTCCACTTCTGCAATAAGCAACAATACTGTATTTGTTCCCACATCAATGGAAGCATATTTCATTTGACAACCTCTTTTAAAATAAATATTATAGCCTCTATGATTTCAGGAGGTATAATCTCTTTCATAGATTTTAGCGGAATAGTCGCCTTCGGCTCAGGTCTTTTGTCTTTTTTCAGTCTCTGTGTCCTGCCTCTGATCCCATCCTATTTAATTTTTATCAGCGGGATAACGTTTGATAATTATAATGAACTTGAAACAAAAAAATACAGAAAAATCGTCCTCATACACTCCCTGGCTTTTGCTGCCGGTTTTTCATTTGTTTTTGTAGCACTTGGGCTGTCATCTTCCATTATTGGTGGTATTCTGTCTGAATACCAATCATATATCACAAAAATTGGTGGCGTGTTACTTGTAATCATGGGTCTTTTTTATCTGAACATTATAAATATACCCATTATGAACCGGGAAAAGGTTATCCATCTTAAAGAAAAGCCTCTTGGCATTTTTGGTTCATTCATTGTGGGAATAACATTTTCTTTCGGCTGGACGCCTTGTATCGGACCAGCACTATCTTCCATACTGATCATTGCTTCGGCTGCAAAAAACATTTGGAAGGGCGCCTACCTTCTCAGCCTTTACTCGTTGGGGCTTGCGATTCCTTTTATCATGTCCGCCCTACTTTTTGACAGGCTCCTCGGCTTCTTAAAAAAATTCGGGTACTTAGTCAAATACTCAATGAAGATATTAGGTGTGCTCCTGATAATAATCGGTATTTTGCTCTTCACTTCTTATTTCAGTACGTTAAGCCTCTGGGTGGGACAGTTGTTCCCTTTGTAGCCCATCAGGTGGTTAACATAATGCCCCCTACCCCTTTAGCACCTTATAAAAACTGACATCCGGATAGGCACTTTCTTTATCGAACATTAGTAAGCAATCGTTGAACCATTCAGGATTGATATTACGGCATCCGGGATGATGAGGCCGTATCGCCATTGGTGCTTTATGCCCGTTGAATAGCGTGGTCCGGGAGTTGGCAAATTTGTCATTGGTGAAGCATATGCTATCCCGTTCAGAAGAGAGTCGTACATCGACAACTTCCCTTTCCGGTCATGCCGATTATATATTTCAGAGGTCGGATTGATGAAACAGAAAAAGTCCGTAAGGAAAAAGGAAATGAATCTCCCGAAGCATCTTGAACATATCAACCGTTATGCAGCAGGTATCGACATTGTTTCCAGGAGCCACTTCGTAGCTGTTCCCGAGGGAACCGATAATAAGCTTGTCCGCGAATTTTCAACCTTCACCGGAGATCTTGAAAAACTGGCTGAATGGTTGATCTCCTGCGGCGTTACCACAGTTGCAATGGAATCCACCGGTGTGTACTGGATACCGGTCTTTGAGATTCTTGAGAGTCACGGACTTGAGGTCAAATTGGTTAACGCCCGTCATGTCAAGAATGTTCCCGGCAGAAAAAGCGATGTACCGGATTGCCAGTGGCTTCAGCAACTGCATACCTACGGATTGCTCCATGGGGCTTTCCGTCCCGCAGATGAGGTCTGCACACTTCGTGCCTATGTACGTCAAAGAAGTACGCTGTTACGCAGCGCTGCATCGTATATACAACGAATGCAGAAGGCATTGACCCAGATGAATCTGCAACTCCACAATGTGGTGACAGACATTACCGGCACAACCGGCATGCGGATCATCAAGGCCATTCTCAATGGTGAACGTAACCCTGACACTCTTGCGTCCATGCGCTATCCTCGATGCAAGAATAGTATCGTAACGATAGCCCGTTCCCTGAAAGGCAACTACCGTACTGAACATCTCTTCAGTTTACAACAAGCATTTGAACTATATGAGGTTTACCAGACGAAGATAGCCGATTGCGATCAACAAATACTGGCCCAACTGAAAAGCTTTGATGATTCCTCAAACGATGCACCCACCGTTAAAGTGGAAGATGCACTGATACGTATGTCAGGGGTTGACCTGACGAGCATCAACGGCATTGATACAACTACGGCGCTCAAGATACTTGCCGAGATCGGCACTGATATGAGCCGCTGGAAATCACCGAAGCACTTTGCCTCATGGCTTGGTCTCTCTCCCGGTGCTAAAATCAGCGGCGGCAAGGTCTTAAGCAGCGCCACCAAGCCGTTTGCCAATAAAGCTGCTGCAGCGTTGCGCATGGCTGCTTTTACCTTGTTTAATTCAAAGAGTGCGCTCGGTGCATATTTAGACGACAACGGGCACGAATGGGTGCCCCCAAGGCAATAACCGCTACTGCCCATAAACTGGCTCGTCTTATACCATGCTTACACACGGAACTTCCTATGTTGATGCCGGTCAGGAATATTATGAAAAACGCTATCGGTCCCGGGTTATACAAAATCTGAAACGGAAAGCTCAGGAATTGGGGTTTGAACTGGTAACAGTACAAAAGGCAAATGTTGTTTTATGAAACTAATAATTTTGAATGGTTAAAGTTAAGTTACTCAGAAGTGAACAGCCAAACATTTAATACGATGAAAGGCAGCAATGCGGTTTATGAGTACTTTTTTATTTCGAACCCTGTTTCGGTGTTATATTCCACATATGTTGAGGACTTGATAATATCGCCTGTATTAAGATAGTATTTTTTTGTGTTTTCTGAATTGTACTCCATTTTATCGGGTATGTGTGAGTGTGCAAGTATAACAGCATCATAGCCGTCGTCAAACTTTTTTAGGGCGAATTGTCTGAAGAGATCCATTACGTTTTTAATGAAGGGTTTTGTCTTCCTGGATAAAAATGCTCCTGAAATTGCAGCAATTTTCCATGTAAGGACCGGCCCGAACATATCCATTATTCCATAAATAAAAGGGGTTTTCAGGGCTTTGACAAGATAATTTCTCTTTATTTGATAGCCGTGGGTAATTAAAAACTTTTTGTTGTCAATATCTATGGTCAGCTCGTCCATGCATTTGATGCCCGTATATGTTTCGAAAAAGCTGCCCATGTGAAATTCATGATTTCCTTCTATGAAGTATACACGTTTACCTTTGGCAGCAGTGGTTTTCAGCGCATCTATGACTTCCTTATACCAGGGGTAGATGTACCCGTCATAGCCGTGGTAGAATTCAAATAAGTCTCCGACGATAACCAGCATGTCTGCATCTTGACATACATCATTGATAAATCGAACGAGAAAACCTGTTCTTCCATCATCTTTTTTGTTGAGATGGGCATCGGAAAAAAAGATTATTCTCATGATTGTTTAGCTCAGGTACTCTTTGAGGGCTTCCTGCCAGCTTCTCATGACAATACCTGTGTCTCTTTGAAATTTGGAACAATCGTAAACTGAATAGACGGGCCTTCTTGCCCTTCTGTTAAGCCGGGCAGATGTAATCGGTTTGACCTCTATTTCCATATGAAGCTGTGAAAAAATTTCCCTGGCAAACTCAAACCAGGTGCATGAGCCCCTGTTTGCAATATGGTAAATCCCTGAATTATTATTTTCAATGAGGGTTTTTAACGGAAGCGCCAGGTCTTTTGCGTATGTAGGCATGCCCCTTTGATCATCAACCACTTCAACCATACCCTTTTCATCTGCTATTTTTGTGATTTTCGTTATAAAGTTTTCTCCGCCGTCCCCGTACAGCCATTGAGCCCTTATTATGAGGGATGACGGATTTTTCTCCATCACGTTTCTCTCACCTGCGAGTTTTGTCATACCGTATACGGATTGTGGATCAGGGGTGTCTTCTTCAGTGTAAGGAGCGCCTTTCTTACCGTTAAATACGTAATCGGTGCTTAAATGAACAAGTTTCACATGATATTTTTCACAGGCTTCTGCGATAAAACCGGGCGCTTCTCCGTTTACTATCCGGGCAAGCTCAACACTATCTTCACAGCCGTCAACGTTTGTAATTGCTGCAAGGTTTATAACTGCATCCGGCAAATATTGTTGTAAAAATTCTTTACCTTTTTCTTTATCCGCAATATCCCACTCGTCAATGTCTACGGTGATCACTTTGTGGCAGGCGCTGAGATGCGTTAAAATATTTTTTGCTATTAAGCCTTTGCCTCCGATTATAATAATTTTCATCTGTTTTTATACATCATGTCGTAATATTCCAGATATGCGCCGCTTTTTATCCGCTCCCACCATGATCTGTTTTCGATATACCATTTTACCGTATCTTCCATGCCCTTTTCAAAGCTCATTTTTGTTTGAAAACCCAGCTCTTTTTTAATCTTGGTCTGGTCTATTGCATATCTCCTGTCGTGGCCGGGTCTGTCTGTTACATATTTTATCAGAGAGTGTGGTTTTCCGAGGATGTCCAGAATCAATTTAACTATATCGATGTTTGCTTTCTCGCTTTCCCCGCCAATGTTGTAGACGTTTCCGACTGTGCCTTTATGCAATACCGTATCTATAGCTGCGCAGTGGTCTAAGACGTGTATCCAGTCTCTTACATTCATGCCGTCTCCATAAACGGGCAATTCGATGTTTTCAAGGGCATTTGTGATTATCAATGGAATTAATTTTTCCGGAAACTGATACGGGCCATAATTGTTTGAACACCTTGTTATCATTACGGGTGTTTTAAAAGTTTTGAAATATGCCATTGCGAGCATGTCGGCTGATGTTTTGGATGCAGAATAGGGGCTGTTCGGAGCAAGAGGCGTATCCTCACGGAATTTCCCTTCTTTGCCGAGGGAACCGTAGACCTCGTCCGTTGAGATTTGTATGAATTTCTTAACCGCCTT from the Pseudomonadota bacterium genome contains:
- a CDS encoding YMGG-like glycine zipper-containing protein gives rise to the protein MKKIYLFILVVAFGFMSFSCASIEGMSDTTKGAAIGAGLGAIAGQIIGGNTAGTLIGMAGGALAGSLVGHEMDYQKDKSAQQQKPVYTSADPQQQPPGQWVEVPGQWINGKWVPAHKAWVPVNP
- a CDS encoding ATP-binding protein, whose amino-acid sequence is MEKKIEGEVQPDEIAKPANADSIPTLIEFVSVRVREAGFEDNKIMDIGLAVEEALQNIIHFACPDGKGEIRITFNVHDSGTLLIEIIDSGVPFNILLAGTFAELEDFFEPGKVPFNKMMKKAIKNIEYRRGTDRNTLLFTIPPNSAGTR
- a CDS encoding NADH:flavin oxidoreductase, whose amino-acid sequence is MPGLFESTFIKNMMLTNRIIRSATWEGLAGENGSVTQRLIDMYVQLSQGGIGLIITGHAYVNPEGQATPWQLGAYSDKLIPGLTEMTKTVHETGGKIIIQLAHAGSYAASLLSGLDPIGPSPVERESELFGKEMTRDNIKKIIQAFSDAAVRSQVAGFDGIQVHGAHGYLMSQFLSPFFNKRKDEYGGDIDNRTRFTMEILEAIRKAVGPDFPVLIKLNSEDFLTDGLTVEDMLYTAAMLEENGIDAIEMSGGTIVSGKNIPSRATKPDSGQPEVYYEAAARQYKKEIRVPLILVGGIRTLETAERLVAEGVADYIALSRPLIREPNLVNRWKSGDRRAAVCVSDNGCFKPCFEGKGICCTVKARLGG
- a CDS encoding sensor domain-containing diguanylate cyclase → MINIKDIDGHKQISDDLLETKERLQAIMDASPVAISWADFEGNIEYNNRKHFELFGYTIEEIPTIQEWRRLAYPNSAYRDSIPLLFNAITEAQKKYKEMTPIEATITCKDGSICHVTQMGTLVSNRILAIYNDITELKHYQTFLENLSATDGLTGISNRRRFDDFLEQEWRRAMRSRTPLSLILMDIDLFKEFNDNYGHLAGDDCLRQLAQCLAGIIRRSIDLAARYGGEEFACILPDTDFDGAMWVANRIQQKINDMNIPYAFSPVANHVTISIGVTTLIPEPGQPFLDLLQNADKLLYMAKQEGRNQIRGRL
- a CDS encoding DNA internalization-related competence protein ComEC/Rec2; protein product: MAFITDLDLNIGDKIRFYGKIRELSPAFNNPSTTSWKWLKKLEGINYEMKGTVITVLPGRNFIQTLRNKLKKTIEDSGAKQQDVIKALTIGDKTSLNENTINLFLKTGTSHILAISGLHVGIITGFFFFILCWLLGRFRTLKLSGRHTKYASLMTIPFPFIFMIISGSSVSTIRATIMITVFMLSLFFEKQREITNTIALSALIILLIYPHSLFMPSFQLSFMSVLFIVIIMGKLYPYIKLKNTYIKWLSTSALTTVAATIGTLPIVIYHFYGINPFCMIHNIISIPVMCMVSIPVSFSGMILPYGWYLLRLAGELLNLNIAALSYLDIGYIFPIIRPNLFEMLLFYALLLCIIFFKKKLVLSLLIIIIIPLTIVQISIVCKDRFNNNISLNFIDVGIGEAILVEAPKGIRMLIDAGGDFRGNFDTGRAIVTPILLSRKILTLDYVINTHPHSDHAGGIPYILNTFKVKTFVTGGYYSNDSAFMEIHKIVKDKKINFQLWKQGNKISINNDTQILVMNPQKDFQGDDLNNSSLVLKFIYKNTSFLLTGDIGSEVEEKLILSGMPLASKIMKIPHHGSKHSSSPPFLFAVKPDIAILSVGSGIKGLPSEEAIERYKMLSIPVLRTDKNGFIQISSDGDRITGIKSYRQ
- the budA gene encoding acetolactate decarboxylase, which encodes MSGNQYLSRLELHLSDELLIKLKNATERTGCSEAELVDRALRRFFNDKQAGISVYLSAPINALVEGFYVENTTIADIKRHGDFGLGTFNYLDGEMVLLDGIVYQIRSDGYVYNIGDNEQSPFACVTFFNPDTFDDISGSIDSTDFYSFLNNLIPSENMLYAIRIDGIFNHVRTRAVPKSQNYRPLVEATKNQPVFDFHDVEGSLAGFYTPRFMESLNAPGYHMHFLTEDRRHGGHLIECSLKKARIGIQHVPKLEVGLPITLDYLTADLTRDIGKDLDKAER